The DNA sequence TGAGATTATCAGCCTGTTCGACAGATTTTTCACGGCCGGACCGGGCGACCTGCTGGGCGAGCATTTCGCCCCGGGCTGGACCCAGCCGGCCGGACGGGATGCCGATATTGTCGAGCCAGGCCATCAGTTCGAATGGGTCTGGCTGCTGCACGCCTATGCCCGGGCCACCAGCACGCCGGTCCACATCCGGGCGGAGACCCTTTACGTCTTCGCCTGTTCGACCCTCGATGACGAAGGCCGGGCTTTGCAGGAAGTCACGCGCGAAGGCGCTGTCGCGGACGGGTCGCGCCGCACATGGCCGCAAACCGAAGCGCTGAAGGCGCATCTCGCCATGTTCGAAGCGACGGAAGACGAAAGCTTTTCTGCTGCCGCGTGCCGCAGTTTCGACGTGCTGATGGACGAATATCTGACACCTGAAGGCGGCTGGATCGATCAGTATGATTCCACCGGCAAGCCGATGGCGCACAACATGCCCGCCTCAACCGGCTATCATGTCGTATTGGCCCTGGCAGAGCTGATGCGGATCATGGACGCTTGAATCTGCGCCGTTTTAAGCCGAAAAGGCCGCCAGAAAGACAGTCAGGACTAAAAAGGACCTCTCACCGCGATGCCGAAGCTAGCTCTCGTCCGCCACGGACAATCCGCCTGGAACCTCGAAAACCGCTTCACCGGTTGGTGGGATGCTGACCTGACCGAAAAAGGCGAAGGCGAAGCCAGAAAAGCCGGCCAACTGCTCAAAAGCGTCGATGCAGACTTCCGCGCCGCCTTCACCAGCTACCAGACCCGCGCGATCCGCACCTTGTGGCTCGCGCTGACGGAAATGCACCGCGCCTGGATGCCGGTGGAGAAAGCCTGGCAGCTGAACGAGCGCCACTATGGCGGCCTGACAGGCCTCGACAAGGCAGAGACCGCCGCCAAGCATGGCGACGATCAGGTCCATGTCTGGCGCCGCTCCTATGACGTGCCGCCGCCGCCACTGGAAAAAGGGACCACTTGGGACCTGTCCACCGATCCACGCTACAAGGGGATCGACATTCCGGATACAGAAAGCCTGAAACTGACGCTGGACCGTGTGCTGCCTTATTGGAATGCCGAGATCGCCCCGGTGCTGAAATCCGGCAAGGATGTCGTCATTGCCGCGCACGGCAACTCCCTGCGCGCGCTGGTGAAGCACCTGTTCGATGTGCCCGACGACAAGATCACCTCGCTGGAGATCCCGACCGGCAATCCGCTGCTGATCGATCTCAACGATGATCTGAAGCCTGTCGCCGTGCGCTATCTCGACGCGGACCGTGCGCGGGACCTGCCGGACCTGCCATGAGCAAACGGCGCGACCAGCGTATGATGGGGCGGGCGCTCGCGCTCGCCCGTCTCAATCACGGCCTGACAGGATCGAACCCATCCGTTGGCTGCGTAATCCTGGATTCGCATGGCCATATCGTCGGTGAAGGCGTGACCGGCCATGGCGGCCAGCCCCATGCCGAAGAGATCGCGCTGAAAGAGGCCGGAGAGGCCGCCCGCGGCGGCACCGCCTATGTCACGCTGGAGCCCTGCCGCGAACGCTCAGCCGGAGGTAAGTCCTGCTCCATGAAGCTGGAGGAGGCTGGCGTCGCCCGCGTCGTCTGCAGTGTGCTGGATCCGCATCCGGTGGCGAATGGTGGCATCCAGCGCCTGCGCCGCGCGGGCATCCGGGTCGATATCGGCCCCGGCCGCCACGCTGCCGAGGGACTCTATCGCGCCTTCTTTGCCAGCATCGGCTAGCCCGCACCCGTGCTTCGACTTCGCTCTAGCCAAGAGCGCTCAAAAAGTGCGGACTCATCCTGAGCGAAGTCGAAGGATGAATGACTGCGCGATCAGCCCGGGAACGGCCCCGCATAATCGATGATTTTCTGATAGAAGGCTTTGGAGTCGCGCTGGAAAGCCGCCTTGTTGAACTGCGCCTCATAGGAAGCGCGGCCGCCGGCGACGATCCTGGCGGCAAAATCCTTGTCCGAGATCACCTTGCTGAGCGCATTCGCCAGGGCATCAACATCGTTCTTGGGAATCAGAACGCCGTTCTCGCCATCTTTCACATAAGCCGCCGGACCGACAGCATCGGCCGCCACCAGCGGACGCGAGGCCGCCCAGGCATCCACCGTCACCGTGCCGAACGGTTCATAGCGTGACGGGAACGCCACGACGTCGCAGGCCGCCAGCAGCGCGCCGCGATCATTGCGCCAGCCGAGGAAGCGCACGCGGTCATCCAGGTTCAGCCGCTTGCAATGCGCGCGCAGTTCCGCTTCCAGCGGCCCCTCCCCCGCGATCCAGACATAGAGGCCCGGCACTTTCGCCGTCGCGTCGAGCAGCGTGTCGAGCCCCTTCTTTTCGTGCAGGCGGGCCAGGGCCAGGCCGACCGGCGCATCCGCCGGCGTGTCGAGGCTGGCGCGGTCGACGGGGTCTTCGCCTTCGAAATCTGCATAGGTGTGGACGATGCCGGACCGGTCATCGCTGACGCCCTGTTCGCGGATGTGGCGCAACAGGTCGATCGTCAGACCGATATGCCATTCGCAGTTCACGAAGCGGGCAAGCTTGTAATAGCCGCCATACCAGCCAATCGAGCGGCTCCGGTATTCCTTCGGTGCGAACTGTCCGGCGCGGCCCATCCAGTATTCAATGACATCCGGCCTGAACGCCTTGATTGCATCGCCGAGCACACGGCGCGTCGGGAATGGCCAGGCATTGTTGAACGGCGCCACATCGACGCCGATGCCGACCTCACGAAATTTTTGTACCCGGAACTGATTGTCGGGACGGGTCACCACATGTTGGGTGAGGCCAGCTTCCGCCAGCGCCAGAACCGATTCCAGCATGATATTTTCCGCGCCGCCCTCTGCGGCACCGGCCATGACGTGCATCACGCGCATCGGCCTCTCCTTCATGTCAGGTCAGACTATCTGGTCACGCGCATAGCCATTTACAGGCGTGGCGGCAAACACTGGTTGGCAGTCCGGGCTGAAATGCCTAAGCAGGGGCCGAGCCGAGACGGGAACCAGAAGCCATGTCAGCCTATCGCCTCTTCGGCGCCGAAACGTCGCCCTACTCGCTGAAAGTGCGTGCCTTCCTGCGTTACAAGGGACTCGCATTCGAGTGGATCACCCGGTCGCGCGAAACCGAAACCGATTTCCGCGCACTGTCGCGGATCGCGACTGTGCCGTTGCTGGTCTCGCCCGACCGGCCGGTGAGCCAGGAATCGACGCGCATGCTGTTCGCGCTGGAAGCCGCCCAGCCCGAGCCGTCTGCCACGCCCGAAGAACCGGCGCTGGCGGCGCTGTCCCTGATCCTTGAGGATTATGGCGACGAGTGGCTGAACAAGTGCATGTTCCAGCAGCGCTGGGGCCACAAGCCGGACCGTGATCAGGCGGGCCTGCGCGCCCTGGTGCAATTGTCGGGCGGCAAGCGCCCGCGCGCCTGGAAGAAGCCGTCCGTCCAGATTGCCGAGCGGATGGCGGACCGCCTGCCGCTCGTCGGGGCGTCGCCGGAAAACCAGCCGGTGCTCAGCGCCTCCTGGCGCCGCTTTGCGGAATTGCTGAATACGCACCTGAAAGACCACCTGTTTATTTTCGGCGGCCGTCCGGCCTTCGCCGATTTCAGTCTGGCCGCCCAGCTGCAGCAAATGCTGCTGGATCCGACCCCGGCAGAATGGCTGAAAGACCAGACGCCATTTGTCGTGGCCTGGTGTGAAAACATGGACGACCCGAAAGCCGGTGGTCCGTTCGCGGACATGCCGGCGCTGGAACCCACGCTGGCGCCCCTCTTCGCGGAAGAAGTCGGCAAAACCTATCTGCCCTGGGCCAGGGCGAACGCCGCTGCGGCGCGCACAGGTTCAGGCCAGTTCTCCGCAACGCTGGAAAGCGGCGCTTTTGAGCAATCTACCCAGAAACATGCCGCTGAAGCCTTCAATGCGGTGGACCGGTATGTCAGCCGTACACTGAAGGATTGCCGCACACTGGAAGTGTTCCTTGGCGAGACGCATTGCCTCGATGTTTTCCGGCACGCCCGGAAAATGGCCGCACCCGACGCCTGACCTGCCGCTCAATGGAAGCCACACAATAGAAAGCGGCGCGCCCCTGCCGGAACGCGCCGCGTCTGACTGTGGTCTTTGATCAGTCTTTGTCTTGCGACGAGCCGCTTTAGGCTGCGTCAGCCTTTTTCTTGCCGATCAGTTTCGGTTCCTGCGATTCGGAGGCGCCGATCTGGATCTTGCGCGGCTTTTTCTCTTCCGGAAGTTCGCGGATGAGGTCGATCCGGAGCACGCCATGATCCAATTGGGCACCGGTCACGAGAATGTGATCGGCCAGCTGGAAGCGGCGGATGAAGCTGCGCTGCGCAATGCCGCGGTGCAGGTAATTCTTGCCGCCGGCATCTTCGGGTTCGGATTTTTTGCCCGCGACGGTCAGCAGGCCTTCCTTCGTCTCGATTTCCAGGTCGGCCTCGGTAAACCCGGCAACGGCGACCTCAATGGCGAAGGCGTTTTCGTCGACTCGCTCGATATTATAAGGCGGATAGCCCTGCGAGCCGTCCAGGCGCGCGGCCTGATCGATCATATTGGCCATGCGGTCAAAGCCAACCATGGTACGGTAAATGGGGGTCAGATCTATATTCGACATGTGTTCAGTCCTCTGTCTCAAAGCAACTGGAAGCACCCTGATCGGGGGGCTCCGTCTGGATTCGAACTTCGCAAACACCCGGCCCAAACGATGGCACCGGCACGAAATCCGGCCACGGCCCGCATTGCAGCACCGTGACACGGTACATGTGGGAGCCTACAAGAAACGTTCAAGAGGTCCCATCGACGGAGAAACACCGATGAAAACCGCCGTATCTGCTTCCCTCATTTCCCTGGCTCTGCTCGCCGGCTGCGCTCCGGCCCCGGCAGACAATCCGGTAGCTATCGCCGAAGTCGATTCGGAATCGCCCGCCGCGGCGGCGTCCGAAACCGAAACTCCCCTGGAGATCGCCATCGCCAGCGATGTCCGCTCGCCAGAGGAAAAAGCCCGCGATGCGTGGCGTCATCCGGAGGAAACGCTGGAATTCCTGGGCGTCGAACCGGATGACACGGTCGTGGAAATCTGGCCGGGCGGCGGTTGGTACACCAACATCCTTGCGCCATACTTGGCTTCCGGCGGCGGCAAGCTGGTCGCAGCAATGTTCGATCCGTCGGGCATCGAGGATGCCGAGCGTGTCGCACGGATCGAGACCAACATTGAGAATTTCAAGTCGAACTATACCGACCCGAAATTCGGCACGATCACCTATACGGGCTTTTCCGCGAGCAGCGGCCCGCTGACCGAGCCCGGCACCGCAGACGTCGTGCTGACTTTCCGCAACATCCACAACTGGATGGCAGGCGGGTTCGAGCAGAAATTCTTTAACGACGCCTATGCCGCGCTGAAGCCTGGCGGCGTGCTGGGCGTGGTGGAACACCGCCTGCCCTCGACCGCAATTCAGGACCCGCAGGCCCCAAGCGGCTATGTCCATGAGGACTATGTGAAGACACTGGCCGAAAATGCAGGCTTTGAATTCGCAGGCTCGTCCGAGATCAACGCCAATCCGGCCGACACCGCAGACCACCCCTACGGCGTCTGGACACTGCCGCCGGTCAGCACCGAGCCGAAAGACGGCGATGAGGCCCCTGAGGGCTGGGATCCGGAATCCTATCAGGCCATCGGCGAAAGCGACCGCATGACGCTGAAATTCATCAAGCCGGCGGAATAGTCCGTCTCCAGAAAAGCCCTGCCCCGCCGGCCCGCCCGGCGGGGCCTTTCTTTTTGGTCCTGCCATGACACTCAAGACCCTGTTCCCCACGCTCGTGAAGGAAGCCACAGTCGGCACCGATGCCCTGCGCACTGAACTGGAAACCGTCTGCTGGCTGCTGGAGGACGAAGACACGGCCGGCAATGACTGGTGCGACGAGCAGGGATATGACGGCTACACCTCCTATGCCTCGCTCGACGACCTGCCGGAACGGTTTCCGGAGTTCGCCGCCCTCAAGGAATTGCTGGACAGCCAGGCCGCCGAATTCGCAAAGGAACTCCACTGGGACATGGTGGGGTTTCACCTCGAACTCGATGCGCTCTGGGTGAACATTCTCGGCGAAGGCGGCAGCCATTCCGGCCATATCCATCCGGGCAGCGTGATTTCCGGCACCTATTATGTGGCCGTGCCCGACGGCGCAGGTACGCTGAAAATGGAAGACCCGCGCCTCACCTTCATGATGAGCGCGCCTCAGCCGACAGACGATGCGCCGGAATCCGCCCGCCGCTTCGTCTATCTCGAACCGAAGGAAGGCCATGCCCTGTTCTGGGAATCCTGGCTGCGCCATGAAGTCATGCCGAACCGGGCCGAAGAGCCGCGCGTGTCGATCAGCTTCAACTACGCCCTGATCCGCGACTGAGAGATTCCTGCGATGATCATCGTGACCGGCAGCGTCCGCACCCGGCCCGAAACAGAGGCAGAGCTCATTGCCTTGTGCCGGGAACACTGCGCCCGGTCCCGCGCGGAGGATGGCTGCATCTCCCACAATGTGCATGCAGATTGCGATGACCCGGCCCTTCTGGTCTTCGTCGAATACTGGCGCGACATGGCCGCCCTCAAAGCCCATTTTGCCCTGAAAGAGAGCCGGGAATTCGTCAAAACAGCCCGCCGGCTCTCTGCTGGCGGGGCGCCCATGCGGATCTTCGAAGCGGCAGAAGTAAAGGCAGAGACCTGAGACATTAGTCGTTTGCGGCAACGCCACTCTTGACGTTCAGGCCTCAAAAGGCCATCGCCACGCGAACCCTCACTTCCTCCCTAAGCGAGCGCAGACAATGGACCTTTCAAAGATCAGCGCGGGCCAGAACCCGCCGGATGACCTCAACGTTCTGATCGAAGTACCCCTCGGCGGCGACCCGATCAAATATGAGATCGACAAGGATTCCGGCGCGATGTTCGTCGACCGGTATCTCTACACCGAGATGCGCTACCCGTGTAATTACGGCTTCGTGCCTCACACGATGAGCCTCGACGGCGACCCGATCGACGTCATGGTCGTCGGAAACCGGCCGCTGGTGCCGGGATCTGTCGTGCGGGCACGCCCGGTCGGCGTTCTGATGATGACGGATGACAAAGGCCCGGATGAGAAAATCCTCGCCGTGCCGCATCCGAAGCTGACGGCGTACTACGACAAGATCGCGACCTATCACGACCTGCCGCAGACGCTTTGTGACAAGATCGCTCACTTCTTCACGCACTACAAAGACCTCGAAAAGGGCAAATGGACCCGGATTGAGGGCTGGTACGGCATCGAGAAGGCCCGCGAGCTGATCTCGGCCGCTGTCGAGCGCGGCGAAAACACCTGAAGTTCAAACGCATGACGGGGGCCTGAATGGACCTTTCGGTCTGGATTGCCCTGGTCGCCCTGTTCATTGCGGGCGGCCTGACCCCCGGCCCGGCCGTCATGCTGGTGATGAGCACGTCGCTGCGCTATCGCGCGCCGACCGCGCTCATCCCCGCCCTTGGCGTGGCGGCGGCAAACCTGCTCTGGATTTCGCTGGCAGCCGGCGGCATCGCCGCCTTTGCCGCGCAGTTCCCGATTCTGCTGAATGGGCTGAAGATTGCCGGGATCTGCTTTATCGCCTGGCTGGCCTGGTCGCTGGCCATGGCGGACCCGTCCAACCCTCATGCCAGCGCCAAAGACGCTCCGCCAAGGGGCAAGCTGTTTGCCCGCGGCGTCGGCCTGCAGGTGCTGAACCCCAATGCGCTCGTGTTCTTCGGCCTGCTGTTGCCGTCCTATTTCGACATGACCCACCCGGTTGTGCCGCAGGCGCTGATCATGATGGTCACGATCACAGTGTGTGAAATGACGGGCCTGACGCTCTATGCCTGGCTGGCCGATGGCATGAACCACCATTTCGAGTCGCCCACCTTCACCCGCTGGTTCAATCGCGGGGCAGCGCTCTCCATGCTGGCGTCAGCCATCTTTGCGTCAGTTTCGACGTTTACGCCGCACACTTAGCGGTCAACGACCTCGAACCGGCCGGTTTTGGCATTCCGCCAGTGCAACTCACCATGCTTGATCGCGAACCAGGCGCCGTGCAGCGCCAGGTCGCCCGCGCTGACGGCCTTTTCCACGAAGGGAAAGCTGAGCAGGTTCTTGAGCGAGGTTTCGATGCCTTCCAGTTCCAGCGAGTATTGCGGATTGATCGAGCCGGATTCGAGGACCCGGTCGCGCGCTTCATCGAGCAGAGAGACCCAGGGCGTCACGAATTCGCCAATCAGCGGGTTGTCCCCACCGGCAAGCGATGCCTGGATACCCCCGCAACCGCCATGCCCCATCACCACGATGTGCTGCACCTTCAGCACATTCACCGCATATTCCAGCGCCGAACTGACCCCGTGCAGTTTTCCGTCTGGCATGTAAGGCGGCACAAGGTTGGCCACATTGCGTACCACAAACAGCTGGCCTGGCGCCGCGGAGAAGATGTCCGACGGATCGGCGCGGCTGTCCGCGCAGGCAATCAACATGATGGCAGGGTTCTGGCCTTCGCCGAGTTCTCGATACAGCTCGGCCTGTCTGGAATAGACGCTGCCGCGAAAGCGCCGGTAGCCCTCAATCAGTTCCTCGATCGTCCTCATGGTCCCAATCCTGTTCTTCGGCCTGTTCCTGCCGGCGCCTCTCTATTGCATACTGCAGAAGTCGCCAATGTGAATCGGACATTGTTTACCCGTTTGACCTAGGATCTCGAAAGAGGCCCCACAGTTCCGGCCAGGGAGACCACTCGAATGCCGACAGACGCCAGCGTGAAGAAGACGTCCCGCAAAGGCCCATCACGTAGCGAGGAGTCCCGTTCCGCCATTCTCGAGGCGACACGCGCCGAACTTGCTGAAAGCGGCTGGCGGACCTTCAGCGTGGATGCCGTGGCCAAACGGGCGAGCGCCTCGAAGCAGACGATTTACCGCTGGTGGCCGTCGATCGGCGCCATGTGTGTGGATGCAGCGCTGGCGCTGGTGCCGGACAGTCCGGACGGCGGGCGCGACCCGCAGGAACGGATTGCGACGCTGATTGTCCCGCTGGAGGCCGCCGCCCGCACAGGAAACGGCCATGCGGTGCTGCGCGGGGCGCTGATGGC is a window from the uncultured Hyphomonas sp. genome containing:
- the gpmA gene encoding 2,3-diphosphoglycerate-dependent phosphoglycerate mutase, with the protein product MPKLALVRHGQSAWNLENRFTGWWDADLTEKGEGEARKAGQLLKSVDADFRAAFTSYQTRAIRTLWLALTEMHRAWMPVEKAWQLNERHYGGLTGLDKAETAAKHGDDQVHVWRRSYDVPPPPLEKGTTWDLSTDPRYKGIDIPDTESLKLTLDRVLPYWNAEIAPVLKSGKDVVIAAHGNSLRALVKHLFDVPDDKITSLEIPTGNPLLIDLNDDLKPVAVRYLDADRARDLPDLP
- a CDS encoding bifunctional diaminohydroxyphosphoribosylaminopyrimidine deaminase/5-amino-6-(5-phosphoribosylamino)uracil reductase RibD, whose amino-acid sequence is MSKRRDQRMMGRALALARLNHGLTGSNPSVGCVILDSHGHIVGEGVTGHGGQPHAEEIALKEAGEAARGGTAYVTLEPCRERSAGGKSCSMKLEEAGVARVVCSVLDPHPVANGGIQRLRRAGIRVDIGPGRHAAEGLYRAFFASIG
- a CDS encoding glycosyltransferase — translated: MRVMHVMAGAAEGGAENIMLESVLALAEAGLTQHVVTRPDNQFRVQKFREVGIGVDVAPFNNAWPFPTRRVLGDAIKAFRPDVIEYWMGRAGQFAPKEYRSRSIGWYGGYYKLARFVNCEWHIGLTIDLLRHIREQGVSDDRSGIVHTYADFEGEDPVDRASLDTPADAPVGLALARLHEKKGLDTLLDATAKVPGLYVWIAGEGPLEAELRAHCKRLNLDDRVRFLGWRNDRGALLAACDVVAFPSRYEPFGTVTVDAWAASRPLVAADAVGPAAYVKDGENGVLIPKNDVDALANALSKVISDKDFAARIVAGGRASYEAQFNKAAFQRDSKAFYQKIIDYAGPFPG
- a CDS encoding glutathione S-transferase family protein, with translation MSAYRLFGAETSPYSLKVRAFLRYKGLAFEWITRSRETETDFRALSRIATVPLLVSPDRPVSQESTRMLFALEAAQPEPSATPEEPALAALSLILEDYGDEWLNKCMFQQRWGHKPDRDQAGLRALVQLSGGKRPRAWKKPSVQIAERMADRLPLVGASPENQPVLSASWRRFAELLNTHLKDHLFIFGGRPAFADFSLAAQLQQMLLDPTPAEWLKDQTPFVVAWCENMDDPKAGGPFADMPALEPTLAPLFAEEVGKTYLPWARANAAAARTGSGQFSATLESGAFEQSTQKHAAEAFNAVDRYVSRTLKDCRTLEVFLGETHCLDVFRHARKMAAPDA
- a CDS encoding Hsp20 family protein is translated as MSNIDLTPIYRTMVGFDRMANMIDQAARLDGSQGYPPYNIERVDENAFAIEVAVAGFTEADLEIETKEGLLTVAGKKSEPEDAGGKNYLHRGIAQRSFIRRFQLADHILVTGAQLDHGVLRIDLIRELPEEKKPRKIQIGASESQEPKLIGKKKADAA
- a CDS encoding TIGR02466 family protein, coding for MTLKTLFPTLVKEATVGTDALRTELETVCWLLEDEDTAGNDWCDEQGYDGYTSYASLDDLPERFPEFAALKELLDSQAAEFAKELHWDMVGFHLELDALWVNILGEGGSHSGHIHPGSVISGTYYVAVPDGAGTLKMEDPRLTFMMSAPQPTDDAPESARRFVYLEPKEGHALFWESWLRHEVMPNRAEEPRVSISFNYALIRD
- a CDS encoding putative quinol monooxygenase, translated to MIIVTGSVRTRPETEAELIALCREHCARSRAEDGCISHNVHADCDDPALLVFVEYWRDMAALKAHFALKESREFVKTARRLSAGGAPMRIFEAAEVKAET
- the ppa gene encoding inorganic diphosphatase, coding for MDLSKISAGQNPPDDLNVLIEVPLGGDPIKYEIDKDSGAMFVDRYLYTEMRYPCNYGFVPHTMSLDGDPIDVMVVGNRPLVPGSVVRARPVGVLMMTDDKGPDEKILAVPHPKLTAYYDKIATYHDLPQTLCDKIAHFFTHYKDLEKGKWTRIEGWYGIEKARELISAAVERGENT
- a CDS encoding LysE family translocator, with the translated sequence MDLSVWIALVALFIAGGLTPGPAVMLVMSTSLRYRAPTALIPALGVAAANLLWISLAAGGIAAFAAQFPILLNGLKIAGICFIAWLAWSLAMADPSNPHASAKDAPPRGKLFARGVGLQVLNPNALVFFGLLLPSYFDMTHPVVPQALIMMVTITVCEMTGLTLYAWLADGMNHHFESPTFTRWFNRGAALSMLASAIFASVSTFTPHT
- a CDS encoding carbonic anhydrase yields the protein MRTIEELIEGYRRFRGSVYSRQAELYRELGEGQNPAIMLIACADSRADPSDIFSAAPGQLFVVRNVANLVPPYMPDGKLHGVSSALEYAVNVLKVQHIVVMGHGGCGGIQASLAGGDNPLIGEFVTPWVSLLDEARDRVLESGSINPQYSLELEGIETSLKNLLSFPFVEKAVSAGDLALHGAWFAIKHGELHWRNAKTGRFEVVDR
- a CDS encoding TetR/AcrR family transcriptional regulator, whose product is MPTDASVKKTSRKGPSRSEESRSAILEATRAELAESGWRTFSVDAVAKRASASKQTIYRWWPSIGAMCVDAALALVPDSPDGGRDPQERIATLIVPLEAAARTGNGHAVLRGALMAAADDQHAGEAWRAWMGRDIRQPMRMVLAELAAKRVIRRDFDLDEVIEQLLGPLWHRICVIRGPVKEGYSVQQAKYALRVYSTI